One Candidatus Marsarchaeota archaeon DNA segment encodes these proteins:
- a CDS encoding class I SAM-dependent methyltransferase, which produces MPRRLDYRKIAEYYDMVESGPGELEERVEKALRHHKVKTVLDITAGTGKQSLYLAERGYKVIANDIEPSMLEVARSKVKSHRIRMRFNVGDMRSARLGTFDAIISMYNSVGHLSKSGFAAALSNISRSLRAGGIYVFDIVAREFAEAGLPSHEFIGTAKTIGGTKLVVFIRYSYRSDELDVHQRLVVQEGSALQKTITNSWGMKVYYYKELEELLWRYGFKVLKEESVRGGADGRRSHFVVAMKS; this is translated from the coding sequence ATGCCGAGGCGGCTGGACTATAGGAAAATTGCAGAGTATTACGACATGGTCGAATCTGGTCCAGGTGAGCTGGAGGAGCGGGTCGAGAAGGCACTCAGACATCACAAGGTCAAAACAGTCCTCGACATCACTGCCGGCACTGGAAAGCAGAGCCTATACCTAGCCGAAAGGGGCTATAAGGTGATAGCGAACGATATAGAGCCATCAATGCTCGAAGTTGCAAGAAGCAAGGTGAAGTCCCATAGAATAAGGATGCGGTTCAATGTCGGGGACATGCGCAGCGCCAGGTTAGGCACGTTCGATGCAATCATATCGATGTACAATTCGGTGGGGCACCTGAGCAAGAGCGGATTTGCGGCGGCGCTCTCCAACATAAGTAGGAGCTTGCGCGCAGGAGGTATATACGTGTTCGACATAGTGGCAAGGGAGTTCGCCGAAGCGGGGCTCCCATCTCACGAATTTATAGGGACCGCCAAGACAATAGGGGGCACAAAGCTTGTAGTCTTCATAAGGTATTCGTACCGATCGGACGAGCTGGACGTACACCAAAGGCTCGTGGTGCAGGAGGGGTCTGCCTTGCAAAAAACGATAACGAACTCGTGGGGCATGAAGGTCTACTACTACAAAGAGTTAGAGGAGCTGCTCTGGAGGTATGGCTTCAAGGTGCTAAAAGAGGAAAGCGTAAGAGGAGGTGCGGACGGCAGGCGCTCCCACTTCGTTGTTGCGATGAAGTCGTGA
- a CDS encoding NUDIX domain-containing protein, which translates to MELAFDGGCIIYRYVDGERQFLFLKRAPGGWLDLPKGHIEKGETAEAAAIRETKEEAGLTIKPDRFYRYHETYWFMSNGTKIKKHVTYFLTRQAASAKITVSHEHTGYVWLDFKAAMRLARLQRPMISDVNDYIDRLESMAALNAEYASLPKTGHWDLSRTFVPGEGPLNAKVMLVGQAPGAQEDAQQRPFIGRSGMLLTHLLRLAGLGRDKVYITSVVQFFPPKNRMPSPEEVRLCKPFLLRQIKIVNPKLVVLLGALSAREVMGEKKVMDAHGKTITTGGRTYFVTIHPAAAVRLKKNIPLIENDFRKLKDVLAAI; encoded by the coding sequence ATGGAGCTAGCGTTCGACGGTGGCTGCATAATCTACAGGTATGTCGATGGAGAACGCCAGTTCCTGTTCCTGAAGAGGGCACCTGGCGGCTGGCTTGACCTGCCGAAGGGTCACATTGAGAAGGGCGAGACTGCCGAGGCTGCAGCCATCAGAGAGACAAAGGAAGAAGCAGGGCTCACAATAAAGCCTGACAGGTTCTACAGGTATCACGAAACATACTGGTTCATGTCGAATGGCACTAAGATAAAGAAGCACGTAACCTATTTTCTAACTAGGCAGGCAGCCAGCGCTAAAATAACGGTTTCGCATGAGCACACTGGCTACGTATGGCTCGACTTCAAGGCTGCGATGAGGCTTGCACGCCTCCAGAGGCCGATGATAAGCGACGTCAACGATTATATCGACAGATTGGAAAGTATGGCTGCACTGAACGCCGAATACGCCAGCCTCCCGAAGACAGGGCATTGGGATCTCAGCCGCACGTTCGTGCCTGGCGAAGGCCCTCTCAATGCAAAGGTGATGCTCGTGGGACAGGCTCCTGGTGCGCAGGAGGACGCGCAGCAGAGGCCGTTCATAGGCAGGAGTGGAATGCTGCTGACGCATTTGCTGAGGCTCGCAGGCCTGGGCAGGGACAAGGTTTACATAACGAGCGTCGTGCAGTTCTTCCCTCCGAAGAACCGCATGCCCAGCCCAGAGGAGGTACGCCTTTGCAAGCCCTTCCTGCTCAGGCAGATTAAGATTGTCAACCCAAAACTTGTGGTGCTTCTGGGAGCACTCTCAGCGCGCGAGGTCATGGGAGAGAAGAAGGTCATGGACGCCCATGGAAAGACCATAACTACCGGCGGCCGTACATATTTCGTGACAATACACCCGGCCGCGGCAGTCCGTCTGAAAAAGAACATTCCGCTGATAGAGAACGATTTCAGGAAGCTGAAGGATGTGCTTGCGGCAATCTGA